One segment of Vulpes lagopus strain Blue_001 chromosome 8, ASM1834538v1, whole genome shotgun sequence DNA contains the following:
- the LOC121496865 gene encoding 60S ribosomal protein L32-like has product MAALRPLVKPKIVKKRTKKFIQHQSDRYVQIKHNWRKPRGIDNRVRRRFRGQILMPNIGYGTNKKTKHMLPSGFRKFLVHNVKEPEVLLMYNKSYCAEIAHNVSSKNRKAIVERAAQLAIRVTNPNARLHSEENE; this is encoded by the coding sequence ATGGCTGCCCTCAGACCTCTGGTGAAGCCCAAGATCGttaaaaagaggaccaagaagtTCATCCAGCACCAGTCAGACCGATATGTCCAAATTAAGCACAACTGGCGGAAACCCAGAGGCATTGACAATAGGGTACGCAGAAGATTCAGGGGCCAAATCTTGATGCCCAACATTGGTTACGGGaccaacaagaaaacaaagcacatgcTGCCCAGTGGCTTCCGGAAGTTCCTAGTCCACAACGTCAAGGAGCCTGAAGTGCTGCTGATGTACAACAAATCTTATTGTGCAGAGATTGCTCACAATGTATCCTCCAAGAACCGCAAAGCCATTGTGGAAAGAGCAGCCCAGCTGGCCATCAGAGTCACCAATCCCAATGCCAGGCTGCATAgcgaagaaaatgaataa